In Lautropia mirabilis, one DNA window encodes the following:
- a CDS encoding flavodoxin, which yields MKEVLTLIGIGPATETVARALGTDRQLVLADLQVASHATSEDSSDDASRPASAAEDLAKILRRAGIKSRSTRVDLSDAESVEALIQYAERLGQPTGAWLLDPAPGAASPIVAIDLAATARTLQQLPPLARNEAAPAQQPSGTQPSQAPAPQADAAPVNPPAPQAASQPLPASVSGQKALIVCFSPSGNTETLAWLIQKYTNADVAELKPLMLYPRDYKNALEQVKLENELNYLPKLGKFEADVASCPLIYLGFPVWDAQLPPPVKTWLSQTDLAGKTIVPFTTHAGPGEGKAFGQISQLCPASTILPGLSLVGNTNNETPQNALRGRRAAEAEQQVQAWLGIPSTR from the coding sequence ATGAAAGAAGTCCTCACCCTGATCGGCATCGGCCCCGCCACCGAAACCGTCGCCCGCGCCCTGGGCACTGACAGACAACTGGTCCTGGCCGACCTGCAGGTTGCCAGCCACGCCACCTCGGAAGACAGCAGCGACGACGCATCCCGTCCAGCCAGTGCCGCAGAAGATCTGGCCAAGATCCTGCGCCGCGCCGGCATCAAGTCACGCAGCACCCGGGTGGACCTGAGCGACGCCGAATCGGTAGAGGCCCTCATCCAGTACGCCGAACGCCTGGGCCAGCCGACTGGCGCCTGGCTGCTGGACCCGGCCCCCGGTGCAGCCAGTCCCATCGTCGCCATCGACCTGGCTGCGACCGCCCGCACGCTGCAGCAGCTGCCGCCGCTGGCTCGCAACGAGGCAGCACCAGCGCAGCAGCCATCCGGCACGCAACCATCCCAGGCCCCGGCACCCCAGGCTGATGCAGCCCCTGTCAACCCGCCTGCCCCGCAAGCTGCCAGCCAGCCCCTGCCCGCCTCGGTCAGCGGCCAGAAGGCCCTCATCGTCTGCTTCTCGCCCAGCGGCAATACGGAAACCCTCGCCTGGCTCATCCAGAAATACACGAACGCCGACGTGGCCGAGCTGAAACCGCTGATGCTCTACCCGCGTGACTACAAGAACGCCCTGGAACAGGTGAAACTGGAAAACGAGCTGAACTATCTGCCCAAGCTTGGCAAGTTCGAAGCCGACGTGGCCAGCTGCCCGCTCATCTACCTGGGCTTTCCGGTCTGGGACGCGCAACTGCCGCCCCCGGTCAAGACCTGGCTCTCGCAGACCGACCTGGCCGGCAAGACCATCGTGCCCTTCACGACACATGCCGGCCCGGGTGAAGGCAAAGCTTTCGGGCAGATCAGCCAGCTCTGCCCCGCCAGCACCATCCTTCCAGGCCTTTCCCTCGTGGGCAACACGAACAACGAGACGCCCCAGAACGCCCTGCGAGGCCGCCGCGCTGCCGAAGCCGAACAGCAGGTCCAGGCCTGGCTGGGCATCCCGAGCACGCGCTGA
- a CDS encoding ornithine cyclodeaminase — MTRFIDVPTMSKLVYDIGVPRFIGELADTIRDDFMHWPEFDKSARVANHSDIGVIELMPVSNAERYAFKYVNGHPSNTQRGMYTVMAFGVLADVDTGYPVLLSELTVATALRTCATSLMAARALARPDSKRMALIGNGAQSEFQALAFHTQLGIEEIAVYDVDPDATEKLIRNLAEYSGLKIIRASSTAEAVKGADIVTTVTADKAYATIITPDMLEPGMHINGVGGDCPGKTELHADVLRAGRVFVEYEPQSRVEGDIQQLPADFPVVDLWKVLAGTEEGRQDKDQITIFDSVGFALEDYSTLRYVYQQALLRDVGVDIELVPDGDDPKNLFRFVRGGRGRAQMRRVA; from the coding sequence ATGACCCGCTTCATCGACGTACCCACGATGTCGAAACTGGTTTACGACATCGGCGTGCCCCGCTTCATCGGCGAGCTGGCCGACACCATCCGCGACGACTTCATGCACTGGCCCGAGTTCGACAAGTCCGCACGCGTGGCCAACCACTCCGACATCGGCGTGATCGAGCTGATGCCCGTCTCCAACGCCGAACGCTACGCCTTCAAGTACGTCAACGGCCATCCCAGCAACACCCAGCGCGGCATGTACACCGTCATGGCCTTCGGCGTGCTGGCCGACGTGGACACCGGCTATCCGGTGCTGTTGTCGGAGCTGACCGTGGCCACCGCGCTGCGCACCTGTGCAACCTCGCTGATGGCAGCCCGCGCCCTGGCCCGTCCGGACTCGAAGCGCATGGCGCTGATCGGCAATGGCGCCCAGAGCGAGTTCCAGGCGCTGGCCTTCCACACGCAGCTGGGCATCGAGGAGATCGCCGTCTATGACGTGGATCCTGACGCCACCGAGAAGCTGATCCGGAACCTGGCCGAGTACAGCGGCCTCAAGATCATCCGCGCCAGCTCGACCGCCGAAGCCGTCAAGGGCGCCGATATCGTCACCACCGTCACCGCCGACAAGGCCTACGCCACCATCATCACTCCCGACATGCTGGAGCCCGGCATGCACATCAACGGTGTGGGCGGCGACTGCCCCGGCAAGACCGAGCTGCACGCCGACGTGCTGCGCGCCGGCCGCGTCTTCGTTGAATACGAGCCGCAGAGCCGCGTCGAGGGCGACATCCAGCAACTGCCCGCCGACTTCCCGGTCGTGGACCTGTGGAAGGTGCTGGCCGGCACCGAGGAAGGTCGCCAGGACAAGGATCAGATCACCATCTTCGACTCGGTGGGCTTCGCGCTGGAAGACTATTCCACCCTGCGCTATGTCTACCAGCAGGCCCTGCTGCGCGACGTCGGCGTCGACATTGAACTGGTGCCGGACGGTGACGATCCGAAGAACCTGTTCCGTTTCGTGCGCGGCGGCCGTGGCCGTGCCCAGATGCGCCGCGTGGCGTGA
- a CDS encoding flavodoxin family protein, whose amino-acid sequence MTASSTFLPARTLIVYFSFTGNTETVARLLQKHTGATLMALERPADYLLGLDDDEDGPEPLEPDQVNLSNYDLVFLGFPIWTNQLPAAVESWLGEHALAGHTVAPFCTHSGPGPGQAFDTLRTLCPDARLLPPLALMGGVEEDGVLYPLEEEQLAEAERQLQAWADTVTASAGTPG is encoded by the coding sequence ATGACGGCATCGTCCACCTTCCTGCCTGCCCGCACCCTCATCGTCTACTTCTCGTTCACCGGCAACACCGAAACGGTCGCCCGGTTGCTGCAGAAGCACACCGGCGCCACGCTGATGGCCCTGGAACGCCCGGCCGACTACCTGCTGGGACTGGACGATGACGAGGACGGCCCCGAGCCGCTGGAACCCGACCAGGTCAACCTGTCCAACTACGATCTGGTCTTTCTGGGCTTTCCCATCTGGACCAACCAGCTGCCGGCGGCCGTGGAAAGCTGGCTGGGCGAACACGCACTCGCCGGCCACACCGTTGCCCCCTTCTGCACCCACAGCGGTCCCGGCCCCGGCCAGGCCTTCGACACCCTGCGCACGCTCTGCCCCGATGCCCGACTGCTGCCCCCGCTGGCCCTGATGGGTGGTGTCGAAGAAGATGGTGTGCTCTACCCGCTGGAAGAAGAGCAGCTGGCCGAGGCCGAACGGCAGCTTCAGGCCTGGGCCGATACCGTGACGGCCTCCGCCGGAACGCCCGGCTGA
- a CDS encoding ribosomal protein uL16 3-hydroxylase yields MTQSSTPALPPLEIDAAEGPFPLGMPPERFLRDYWQKRPVLIRRAFPDFKSPILPEDLAGLSCEEGSLGRLVSHDPATDKWTLRTGPFDEAEFPGMPDHDWTLLVQDVDKWDADVRALLEHFRFLPAWRMDDVMVSFAARGGNVGAHIDNYDVFLVQGVGQRRWMIDSRPNPDTTYRDDVPLRLLKHFDPDCDWVLDPGDMLYLPPGVPHHGVAVNACLTISVGFRAPSSAELLEDYIDVLTFDADESLRYGDADVQLPADAYEIDRPALDRAWTAMQALKMDDPERFAEWFGRFISSYRVAVGQSPSAETASSLSVAESVAEGVVWERHPYSRMAWRRTAAGKAQIFANGRDWACELPDDAARICAANQIDARTLGALSPAGRALVQQLAEAGHYAPMDEDGAYEVEDDGLYEDDDE; encoded by the coding sequence ATGACCCAATCTTCGACGCCGGCACTGCCGCCGCTGGAAATCGATGCGGCCGAAGGGCCTTTCCCTCTGGGCATGCCGCCCGAGCGCTTCCTGCGTGACTATTGGCAGAAGCGGCCGGTGCTGATTCGCAGGGCGTTTCCCGATTTCAAGTCGCCCATCCTTCCGGAGGATCTGGCGGGGCTGTCGTGCGAGGAGGGGTCGCTGGGACGGCTGGTGAGCCATGATCCGGCCACCGACAAGTGGACGCTGCGCACCGGGCCGTTTGACGAGGCCGAGTTTCCCGGCATGCCGGACCACGATTGGACGCTGCTGGTGCAGGACGTGGACAAGTGGGATGCTGACGTGCGGGCGCTGCTGGAGCATTTCCGCTTCCTGCCGGCCTGGCGGATGGACGACGTGATGGTGAGCTTTGCCGCCCGGGGTGGCAATGTGGGCGCGCATATCGACAACTACGATGTGTTCCTGGTGCAGGGAGTGGGTCAGCGGCGCTGGATGATCGACAGCCGCCCGAATCCGGACACCACTTACCGGGATGACGTACCGCTGCGGCTGCTGAAGCATTTCGATCCGGACTGCGACTGGGTGCTGGATCCGGGCGACATGCTGTACCTGCCACCAGGGGTGCCGCACCACGGCGTGGCGGTGAACGCCTGCCTGACGATCTCGGTGGGCTTTCGGGCGCCCTCCAGTGCCGAGCTGCTGGAGGACTATATTGATGTGCTGACCTTCGATGCTGACGAGTCGCTGCGCTACGGCGATGCCGACGTGCAGCTGCCGGCCGATGCCTACGAGATCGACCGGCCGGCGCTGGACCGGGCCTGGACGGCAATGCAGGCGCTGAAGATGGACGATCCCGAGCGCTTTGCCGAGTGGTTCGGTCGCTTCATTTCCAGCTATCGGGTGGCGGTGGGGCAGTCACCGTCGGCCGAGACGGCCAGTTCCCTGTCGGTGGCCGAGAGCGTGGCTGAAGGCGTGGTGTGGGAGCGGCATCCGTATTCACGCATGGCATGGCGGCGCACGGCGGCGGGCAAGGCCCAGATCTTTGCCAATGGACGGGACTGGGCCTGCGAGTTGCCGGACGACGCAGCACGCATCTGCGCGGCGAACCAGATCGATGCCCGCACCCTGGGGGCGCTTTCGCCTGCCGGGCGTGCCCTGGTGCAGCAGCTGGCTGAGGCTGGCCACTATGCGCCGATGGATGAGGATGGGGCGTACGAGGTCGAGGACGACGGCCTGTACGAGGACGACGACGAGTGA
- the nhaC gene encoding Na+/H+ antiporter NhaC, with protein MSHNQTINETPIPFRYAVIPMLVMIIIMGICVIVLKASPHVPLLIGTATAAFIASRFGYTWNFIEEACYAGIKMALPAILIIIMIGLTIGSWIGGGIVATMVYYGLELLSPSMFLFTICSICCIVTLAIGSSWATMGTIGVAAMGIGHSIDIPAPMVAGAVISGAYFGDKMSPLSDTTNLAAGITGTDLFDHIRHMFYTTVPGLVIALVAYYVMGMQFQGAHLDAAKINEVLGVLDKSFVITPWLLLVPVVVIVLIARKVPALPALAAGILMGWGCHVWVQGGHIDMAVKTLQEGFKLESGNAMVDELFNRGGIDAMMGTVSLTIVAMTFGGVMEKTGMLRALVEKILQMAHNAAGLITATIASAILTNATTSEQYISILLPGRMYVEAFRRMRLKSKNLSRALEDGGTVTSVLVPWNTCGVFASSMLGVTAFEYGPYAVLNYSIPILAIIMAFLGIGVQRMSPEEEAEVEREERRERDGTQQAGTTA; from the coding sequence ATGAGCCATAACCAGACCATCAACGAGACACCCATTCCCTTTCGCTACGCCGTGATCCCCATGCTGGTGATGATCATCATCATGGGCATCTGCGTCATCGTGCTCAAGGCCAGCCCGCACGTTCCGCTGCTCATCGGCACGGCCACTGCCGCCTTCATCGCCTCCCGCTTCGGCTACACCTGGAACTTCATCGAGGAGGCCTGCTACGCCGGCATCAAGATGGCGCTGCCCGCCATCCTCATCATCATCATGATCGGTCTGACCATCGGCAGCTGGATCGGGGGCGGCATCGTCGCCACGATGGTCTACTACGGGCTCGAACTGCTCTCGCCGTCGATGTTCCTGTTCACGATCTGCTCGATCTGCTGCATCGTGACGCTGGCCATCGGCAGCTCGTGGGCCACCATGGGCACCATCGGCGTGGCGGCCATGGGCATCGGCCACAGCATCGACATCCCGGCCCCGATGGTGGCGGGCGCCGTCATCTCGGGCGCCTACTTCGGTGACAAGATGTCGCCGCTCTCCGACACCACCAACCTGGCTGCCGGCATCACCGGCACCGACCTGTTCGACCACATCCGGCACATGTTCTACACGACGGTGCCGGGCCTCGTCATCGCACTGGTGGCCTACTACGTGATGGGCATGCAGTTCCAGGGCGCCCACCTGGACGCCGCCAAGATCAACGAAGTGCTCGGCGTGCTCGACAAGAGCTTCGTCATCACCCCCTGGCTGCTGCTGGTCCCCGTCGTCGTCATCGTGCTGATCGCCCGCAAGGTGCCAGCCCTGCCTGCCCTGGCTGCCGGCATCCTCATGGGCTGGGGGTGCCACGTCTGGGTGCAGGGCGGCCACATCGACATGGCCGTCAAGACGCTGCAGGAAGGCTTCAAGCTGGAAAGCGGCAACGCCATGGTCGATGAGCTCTTCAACCGTGGCGGCATCGACGCCATGATGGGCACCGTCTCGCTCACCATCGTGGCCATGACCTTCGGCGGCGTGATGGAAAAGACCGGCATGCTGCGCGCCCTGGTCGAGAAGATCCTGCAGATGGCACACAACGCCGCAGGGCTGATTACCGCCACCATCGCCTCGGCCATCCTCACCAACGCCACCACGTCCGAACAGTACATCTCCATCCTGCTGCCGGGCCGGATGTACGTCGAGGCCTTCCGCCGGATGCGGCTGAAGTCCAAGAACCTGTCGCGCGCCCTGGAAGACGGCGGTACCGTCACCTCGGTCCTGGTTCCCTGGAACACCTGTGGCGTGTTCGCGTCCTCCATGCTGGGCGTCACCGCCTTCGAGTATGGTCCCTACGCGGTCCTCAACTATTCCATTCCCATCCTGGCCATCATCATGGCCTTCCTGGGCATCGGCGTGCAGCGCATGAGCCCCGAGGAAGAGGCTGAAGTGGAGCGCGAAGAGCGCCGCGAACGCGACGGCACACAGCAAGCCGGCACCACGGCCTGA
- a CDS encoding Lrp/AsnC family transcriptional regulator, with protein sequence MNDLDRQLIALLRENARMPVVALAKKLRVARATVQNRIARLEQEGVIVGYTLRLKPEEEVHQIRAIMSLAVESNREEAVMRQLRGHVSVVTLHSVNGRWDLVAELRLDTLEAFDRLISTIRAIPGVQATETSIVLATYKM encoded by the coding sequence ATGAACGACCTGGACAGGCAGCTGATTGCGCTGCTGCGCGAGAATGCGCGGATGCCGGTGGTGGCGCTGGCCAAGAAGCTGCGGGTGGCACGCGCCACCGTGCAGAACCGGATCGCCCGGCTGGAGCAGGAAGGGGTGATCGTGGGTTACACGCTGCGCCTGAAGCCCGAGGAGGAAGTGCACCAGATCCGGGCCATCATGAGCCTGGCGGTGGAAAGCAACCGCGAGGAGGCGGTGATGCGCCAGCTGCGTGGCCACGTCAGCGTGGTCACGCTGCATTCGGTCAACGGCCGCTGGGACCTGGTGGCCGAGCTGCGGCTCGACACGCTGGAAGCTTTCGATCGGCTGATCAGCACGATCCGGGCCATTCCCGGCGTGCAGGCCACCGAGACCAGCATCGTGCTGGCCACCTACAAGATGTAG
- a CDS encoding VIT1/CCC1 transporter family protein produces MSRSIHPERHYSSRNNWLRAGVLGANDGLISTASLLMGLVAGGTDGRTLVLSGIAALVAGAVSMSAGEYVSVSSQSDTERADLAKERQELDRNPEAELRELTSIYESRGLDHALARQVAEALTRHDDLQAHARDEIGLSETIDTNPLQAAWASALAFICGAILPVLVVVVLPVYVMLPALASSTLAGLAGLGWLSARLGGAPVGRAVARLVGWGVIALLATYLVGDMAGSVFL; encoded by the coding sequence ATGTCCCGAAGCATCCACCCCGAACGCCACTACAGCAGCCGCAACAACTGGCTTCGCGCCGGGGTCCTGGGGGCCAACGACGGGCTGATCTCCACCGCCAGCCTGCTCATGGGCCTGGTGGCCGGTGGCACCGACGGCCGCACCCTCGTGCTCTCGGGCATTGCCGCCCTGGTGGCGGGCGCCGTCTCCATGTCGGCCGGCGAATACGTTTCAGTCTCCAGCCAGTCCGATACCGAACGAGCCGACCTGGCCAAGGAACGTCAGGAACTGGACCGCAACCCCGAAGCCGAGCTGCGCGAGCTGACCAGCATCTACGAAAGCCGGGGTCTGGACCACGCCCTGGCCCGTCAGGTGGCCGAAGCGCTCACCCGACACGACGACCTTCAGGCTCACGCCCGCGACGAGATCGGCCTGAGCGAGACCATCGACACCAACCCCCTGCAGGCCGCCTGGGCCTCAGCGCTGGCCTTCATCTGTGGCGCCATCCTGCCGGTGCTGGTCGTCGTCGTCCTGCCTGTCTACGTGATGCTGCCCGCCCTGGCCAGCAGCACCCTGGCCGGACTGGCCGGCCTGGGCTGGCTATCGGCGCGCCTGGGCGGCGCCCCGGTCGGCCGCGCCGTTGCCCGACTGGTCGGCTGGGGCGTCATTGCCCTGCTGGCCACCTACCTGGTCGGCGACATGGCCGGCAGCGTCTTCCTCTGA